From a single Labrenzia sp. PHM005 genomic region:
- a CDS encoding propionyl-CoA synthetase: protein MASRYHDVYQGWHNDPLGFWKNAASEIDWVSTSDKVFDPDQGQYGRWFPDWECNTCYNCLDRHVERGRPGQPALIYDSPITGAKATYTYAELLEEVEALSAVLQDQGLQKGDRAIIYMPMIPQAVMAMLACARLGVIHSVVFGGFAANELATRIVDATPKTIIAASCGIEPGRVIAYKPLIDEAIELSTHKPDSVFVFQREAETASMVDGRDHDMGVLMEAAKTAGRKVAPVPVKASDPLYVLYTSGTTGQPKGVVRDNGGHMVALKWSMSNLYDIQPGEVFWAASDVGWVVGHSYIAYAPLLHGCTTIVFEGKPVGTPDAGTFWRVISEHNVVSLFTAPTAFRAIRKEDPNGELIKKYDLSSYRSLFLAGERADPETVNWAIDQLQVPVIDHWWQTETGWCIVGNPLGLGALPVKPGSPTVPMPGYDVQIVDDAGHPLEANTLGNIVVKLPLPPGALPTLWNADKRFFDAYLAEFPGYYKTADAGIIDDDGYLSIMARTDDIINVAGHRLSTGGMEEVLATHPDVAECAVIGIADKLKGQLPCGFVVLKAGVDRSHDDIEKELIKLVREKIGPVAAFKIAITVDRLPKTRSGKILRGTMRQIADGEEYKMPATIDDPAILDEITDALKSHGISA from the coding sequence ATGGCAAGCCGGTATCACGACGTCTATCAGGGCTGGCACAATGATCCGTTGGGATTTTGGAAAAATGCCGCCTCTGAAATTGATTGGGTCAGCACGTCCGACAAGGTCTTTGATCCTGATCAGGGGCAGTATGGCCGTTGGTTCCCAGATTGGGAGTGCAACACCTGTTACAACTGCCTGGACCGTCATGTTGAGCGCGGCCGCCCGGGGCAGCCAGCCCTGATCTATGACAGCCCGATCACTGGCGCCAAAGCAACATACACCTACGCGGAACTTCTCGAGGAAGTAGAAGCGCTCTCTGCCGTGCTTCAAGATCAAGGGCTTCAGAAGGGCGATCGCGCGATCATCTACATGCCGATGATCCCGCAAGCGGTTATGGCCATGCTGGCCTGCGCCCGCCTTGGAGTGATCCACTCTGTCGTTTTTGGCGGATTTGCCGCCAACGAACTCGCCACCCGGATTGTTGATGCCACGCCGAAAACGATCATCGCAGCCTCCTGTGGCATCGAGCCGGGCCGGGTGATTGCCTATAAGCCGCTCATTGATGAGGCTATCGAGCTCTCAACGCACAAGCCGGACAGTGTATTCGTATTCCAGCGGGAAGCTGAAACCGCCTCGATGGTGGACGGCCGAGACCATGACATGGGTGTTCTGATGGAGGCTGCCAAAACAGCCGGCCGTAAAGTTGCACCAGTGCCGGTCAAGGCAAGCGATCCGCTGTATGTGCTCTACACGTCCGGCACGACCGGCCAGCCGAAAGGTGTCGTCCGCGACAACGGCGGCCACATGGTTGCACTCAAATGGTCCATGTCGAACCTTTACGACATCCAGCCGGGCGAGGTGTTTTGGGCAGCGTCTGATGTCGGCTGGGTGGTTGGCCACAGTTACATCGCCTATGCGCCGCTGCTCCATGGCTGTACGACCATCGTCTTTGAAGGAAAGCCGGTTGGAACACCGGATGCCGGGACCTTCTGGAGGGTGATTTCCGAGCACAACGTGGTGTCCCTATTCACCGCGCCGACCGCGTTCCGGGCGATCCGCAAGGAAGACCCGAACGGGGAGCTGATCAAAAAATACGATCTGTCATCGTATCGGTCGCTGTTCCTTGCTGGTGAACGTGCCGATCCGGAAACAGTTAATTGGGCGATCGACCAGTTGCAGGTGCCGGTGATCGACCACTGGTGGCAGACGGAAACCGGCTGGTGCATTGTCGGCAACCCGCTTGGCCTTGGCGCATTGCCGGTCAAACCGGGCTCTCCGACGGTTCCGATGCCCGGATATGATGTCCAGATCGTTGATGACGCCGGTCATCCGCTCGAAGCGAACACGCTTGGCAATATTGTCGTGAAGCTACCGCTGCCGCCGGGAGCTCTGCCGACATTGTGGAATGCGGACAAGCGCTTCTTTGATGCCTATCTCGCAGAATTTCCCGGATACTACAAAACTGCTGACGCCGGCATCATTGACGATGATGGGTACCTGTCGATCATGGCGCGCACCGACGACATCATCAACGTTGCTGGCCACCGTCTGTCGACCGGCGGTATGGAAGAGGTGTTGGCCACCCACCCGGATGTTGCCGAATGTGCGGTTATCGGGATCGCTGACAAGCTCAAGGGGCAGTTGCCGTGCGGATTTGTTGTTCTGAAAGCCGGTGTGGACCGCTCCCATGACGACATCGAAAAAGAGCTGATCAAACTCGTTCGTGAAAAGATCGGACCGGTTGCTGCTTTCAAGATTGCGATCACGGTCGACCGTTTGCCAAAAACCCGGTCTGGCAAGATCCTACGGGGCACAATGCGTCAAATCGCGGACGGGGAAGAGTATAAAATGCCCGCCACAATCGATGATCCGGCAATTCTCGATGAGATCACCGATGCTCTGAAATCTCATGGGATTTCAGCTTAA
- a CDS encoding tetratricopeptide repeat protein yields the protein MSRINKHLPHAALLAMATLLSACQGGGVYQGVPVNSSVGSSTNIASLTSVIESNPSDANAYSTRGIAYGQAGKLDLAIEDFNQALQLNPRSYQTYANRALVYRRLGQNDLAVSDYTRAINIKPDYDVAYIGRGNIYRQQGNLNAALNDFNSVIARDSSDAKAFYNRGLIYQGQNQHAQAIEDFATAIGLNPKASAPYIARGISYLAVNDPSAAFADLSMAVNLDRDSSIAWANRGLALEMQGNAKDARRNFTRALTLDNSNQIAREGLRRVGG from the coding sequence ATGAGCCGGATAAACAAACACCTGCCGCACGCCGCCCTTCTCGCAATGGCGACGCTTTTAAGCGCCTGTCAGGGCGGTGGTGTCTATCAGGGTGTTCCGGTCAATTCTTCTGTCGGCTCTTCAACGAACATCGCCTCCCTGACCTCTGTCATTGAATCCAATCCGTCAGACGCCAATGCCTACAGCACACGCGGCATCGCCTATGGCCAGGCCGGCAAACTGGATTTGGCAATAGAAGATTTCAATCAGGCGCTGCAGTTGAACCCGCGCTCTTATCAGACATATGCGAACCGGGCGTTGGTCTACCGGCGTCTTGGGCAAAACGATCTCGCCGTCTCCGACTACACCCGCGCCATCAACATCAAGCCTGATTATGATGTCGCCTATATCGGCCGCGGCAATATCTACCGCCAGCAAGGCAATCTCAACGCGGCTTTGAACGATTTCAATTCGGTCATTGCCCGCGACAGCAGTGATGCAAAGGCGTTTTATAACCGCGGCTTGATCTACCAAGGTCAGAACCAGCACGCGCAAGCCATCGAAGATTTTGCGACTGCGATTGGCCTGAATCCAAAAGCCAGTGCGCCCTATATTGCTCGCGGCATTTCCTATTTGGCCGTGAATGATCCCAGCGCGGCATTTGCCGATCTTTCCATGGCCGTCAATCTAGATCGTGATTCGTCTATCGCCTGGGCCAATAGAGGCCTCGCTCTGGAGATGCAGGGCAACGCAAAAGATGCTCGCCGCAACTTTACCCGCGCTTTGACCCTGGACAATTCCAACCAGATCGCCCGAGAAGGCCTGAGACGCGTCGGCGGCTAG
- a CDS encoding DUF465 domain-containing protein produces MARMDTDALRMELAQLRQEHRDLDVAVEALASTSNHDVLQLQRLKKKKLMIKDRIMVLEDQLHPDIIA; encoded by the coding sequence ATGGCACGTATGGACACCGATGCTCTGCGGATGGAACTTGCTCAACTTCGTCAGGAACACAGAGATCTTGACGTCGCCGTGGAAGCTCTGGCGTCAACTTCAAATCATGATGTCCTTCAGCTTCAGCGATTGAAGAAAAAGAAGCTTATGATCAAGGATCGCATCATGGTCCTGGAAGACCAGTTGCACCCTGACATTATTGCCTAA
- a CDS encoding MATE family efflux transporter: protein MEQHASGAPDSIKKDSLWHSDILPTLSLGLPLAGAQLAQMAINTTDVLMIGRLGAEELAASVLAFNFYMLLWFFGMGLLQAVIPLAARARGQRKPRDLRRAVRMGFWVSVLYCLPIWVVLLFTEELLLLFGQEPELARLAGLYMGVLQWTMLPALLIMAVRGFLTVMERTQIVLWATIGGAVVNAILDYVLIFGEFGFPRLELIGAGIASVFSATTTFLFLLCYALYHRKLRRYNILGRIWRSDWPVFWQIVRLGIPIAITIVAEGSLFAASAIMIGWLGTIPLAGHGIALQIASLTFMVPVGLSVAAMTRVSLADGRGDRAGVGRAGWTALAVTMAFMGAFAILFWTVPETLVSLYLDLDDPQSQDVLAYGVSFLLVAALFQLADGGQIIGVNNLRGLGDTTIPLFYALFGYWVIGISLSLGLGFLAGWGGVGVWCGLAGGLASVALLSNMRFARREKLGLLHQS from the coding sequence ATGGAGCAGCACGCTTCAGGGGCTCCTGATTCGATCAAAAAAGACTCTCTTTGGCACAGTGATATTCTGCCAACCCTTTCGCTCGGACTTCCGTTAGCCGGCGCACAGTTGGCGCAGATGGCGATCAACACGACCGATGTCCTAATGATCGGCCGCCTGGGAGCTGAGGAACTGGCAGCCTCCGTGCTGGCGTTCAATTTTTACATGCTCTTGTGGTTTTTCGGGATGGGCTTGCTGCAGGCCGTCATCCCGCTCGCTGCGCGCGCCCGTGGACAGCGCAAACCGCGGGATTTGCGCCGCGCTGTGCGCATGGGGTTCTGGGTGTCGGTTCTGTATTGCCTGCCGATCTGGGTGGTGCTTCTTTTCACAGAAGAGCTGCTGCTGCTGTTTGGCCAGGAACCTGAGCTGGCGCGGTTGGCCGGTCTTTATATGGGCGTCTTGCAATGGACCATGCTCCCGGCACTTTTGATCATGGCTGTTCGAGGGTTTTTGACCGTCATGGAGCGTACGCAAATCGTATTGTGGGCGACAATTGGCGGTGCCGTGGTCAATGCGATTCTGGACTATGTTCTGATTTTTGGTGAGTTCGGATTTCCGCGCCTGGAACTCATTGGCGCTGGCATTGCGTCTGTCTTCAGCGCGACCACGACGTTCTTGTTTCTGCTTTGTTATGCTTTGTACCATCGCAAACTGCGCCGCTATAACATTCTTGGACGGATATGGCGGTCGGATTGGCCGGTGTTTTGGCAGATCGTGCGGTTGGGTATCCCAATAGCGATTACAATCGTCGCAGAGGGGTCGTTATTTGCTGCTTCTGCAATCATGATCGGCTGGCTTGGAACAATACCGCTGGCGGGCCACGGGATCGCGCTACAGATTGCCTCCTTGACCTTCATGGTGCCTGTTGGCCTTTCCGTTGCCGCCATGACACGGGTCAGCCTTGCTGACGGCCGGGGCGATCGGGCCGGTGTTGGCCGGGCGGGCTGGACAGCGCTTGCTGTGACGATGGCTTTCATGGGGGCATTTGCCATCCTGTTTTGGACGGTTCCTGAAACCCTGGTCAGTCTTTATCTGGATTTGGACGACCCCCAATCGCAGGACGTGTTGGCCTATGGCGTGTCCTTCCTGCTTGTTGCAGCCCTCTTCCAGCTGGCCGATGGCGGGCAGATTATTGGCGTCAACAATCTTCGGGGGTTGGGCGATACGACCATCCCGTTGTTCTATGCGCTGTTCGGCTATTGGGTGATCGGCATCAGCTTGTCCCTCGGCCTGGGTTTCCTGGCCGGTTGGGGCGGGGTTGGTGTCTGGTGCGGCCTGGCCGGTGGTTTGGCGTCTGTTGCTTTACTATCCAACATGCGCTTCGCCCGGCGTGAAAAGCTGGGTTTGCTTCATCAAAGCTGA
- a CDS encoding acyl-CoA synthetase, translating to MDATVSPFSSGLEKNDANYAPLSPLSFLARAADVFPERIAIIHGKQRTDYQTFYKRSKQLASALSKHGIGKDDTVSVMLSNVPPMLEAHYGVPMTKAVLHSLNTRLDAAIIAFQLDHANCKVLITDREYAAVIKEALALAKVKPTVIDYSDPEFPQDGELLGKLDYEEFLQSGDPDFAWSLPDDEWDAISLNYTSGTTGNPKGVVYHHRGAYLLAQANVITASMAKHPVYLWTLPMFHCNGWCFPWSLSVVAGTHVCLRWVRPKAMWDLIADESVTHLCGAPIIMSTLLNAGDDKRDLDQEIEFFTAAAPPPESVLAAMKTAGFNVTHLYGLTEVYGPAVVNDWKGEWDALPLDQQAQKKARQGVRYVALEDLTVLDPETLEPVPADGETIGEVMFRGNVVMKGYLKNPEATQDAFKGGWFHSGDLGVLHPDGYIQLKDRSKDIIISGGENISSIEVEDVLYKHPDVQAAAVVARPDEKWGETPCAFVELKAGSEVSDKDLMAFCKEHLASFKSPKTVIFCDLPKTSTGKIQKFALREQAKTL from the coding sequence ATGGACGCCACTGTTAGCCCGTTTTCGAGCGGGCTTGAAAAAAACGACGCCAATTACGCGCCCCTTAGTCCCTTAAGCTTTTTGGCAAGAGCAGCGGACGTGTTTCCAGAGCGCATTGCGATCATCCATGGCAAACAGCGCACCGACTACCAAACCTTCTACAAACGGTCGAAACAGCTGGCTTCCGCGCTCAGCAAACACGGTATTGGCAAAGACGATACGGTGAGTGTCATGCTCTCCAATGTTCCGCCCATGCTGGAAGCCCACTACGGCGTCCCGATGACAAAGGCTGTTCTGCATTCGTTGAATACACGCCTCGATGCCGCGATCATTGCGTTTCAGCTCGACCATGCCAACTGCAAAGTCCTGATCACGGACCGGGAATATGCCGCTGTCATCAAGGAAGCGCTGGCTCTGGCCAAAGTCAAACCGACGGTCATTGATTATTCAGACCCGGAATTCCCGCAAGACGGTGAGCTGCTTGGCAAACTCGATTATGAAGAATTCTTGCAATCTGGCGATCCGGATTTTGCATGGTCGCTGCCGGATGATGAGTGGGATGCCATCTCACTGAATTACACCTCCGGAACAACAGGCAACCCAAAGGGCGTGGTCTACCACCACCGCGGTGCTTATCTGCTTGCCCAGGCCAATGTCATCACCGCGTCTATGGCCAAACATCCGGTCTACCTTTGGACCTTGCCGATGTTCCATTGCAATGGCTGGTGTTTTCCCTGGTCTTTGTCGGTCGTGGCCGGCACACACGTTTGTCTTCGCTGGGTCCGGCCCAAGGCAATGTGGGATCTGATCGCCGATGAAAGTGTTACCCATCTGTGCGGCGCACCGATCATCATGTCGACCCTGCTGAATGCCGGAGACGACAAGCGTGATCTGGACCAGGAGATTGAGTTTTTCACCGCGGCCGCTCCGCCGCCAGAAAGTGTTCTGGCAGCGATGAAAACAGCCGGGTTCAATGTCACACACCTTTATGGACTGACCGAAGTTTATGGCCCGGCTGTTGTCAACGACTGGAAGGGCGAGTGGGATGCTTTACCGCTTGATCAGCAAGCGCAAAAGAAAGCCCGCCAGGGGGTCCGCTATGTTGCACTGGAAGATTTGACGGTTCTTGATCCGGAAACTTTGGAACCTGTCCCAGCCGATGGCGAAACCATCGGCGAAGTGATGTTCCGTGGCAACGTCGTTATGAAGGGCTATCTGAAGAACCCGGAAGCTACGCAAGACGCCTTCAAGGGCGGCTGGTTCCACTCCGGCGACCTCGGAGTGCTGCATCCGGACGGCTACATCCAATTGAAGGACCGCTCGAAGGACATCATCATCTCCGGCGGCGAAAACATCTCCTCAATTGAGGTGGAAGATGTTCTCTACAAACACCCTGATGTGCAGGCTGCTGCTGTGGTGGCCCGGCCGGATGAGAAATGGGGTGAAACACCTTGCGCCTTCGTAGAACTGAAAGCCGGGTCAGAGGTGAGCGACAAGGATCTCATGGCATTTTGCAAAGAGCATCTCGCGAGCTTCAAATCACCTAAAACTGTGATCTTCTGCGACCTACCCAAAACCTCTACCGGAAAGATCCAGAAGTTCGCCCTTCGGGAGCAGGCAAAAACTCTTTAG
- the rpsU gene encoding 30S ribosomal protein S21 gives MQVLVRDNNVDQALKALKKKMQREGIFREMKLRGHFEKPSEKKAREKAEAIRRARKLARKRAQREGLLPGKSARR, from the coding sequence GTGCAGGTTCTGGTTCGCGACAACAATGTCGATCAAGCGCTGAAGGCGCTCAAGAAAAAGATGCAGCGCGAAGGCATCTTCCGTGAAATGAAACTTCGCGGTCACTTTGAAAAGCCGTCTGAAAAGAAAGCGCGCGAAAAAGCTGAAGCTATCCGCCGCGCACGCAAGCTGGCTCGCAAGCGGGCTCAGCGCGAAGGTCTTCTGCCGGGCAAATCCGCTCGCCGCTAA
- a CDS encoding 5-(carboxyamino)imidazole ribonucleotide synthase, whose amino-acid sequence MSAQNRLQPGDTIGILGGGQLGRMLAQSAASMGLKTHIFCPDANSPAFDVSADQTIAAYEDIAALDQFASAVSVVTYEFENVPGKTAEHLASRCPVRPGVRALEVSQDRLFEKEFLSSSGVAIAGYAEINGQADLESALAQFGGQGVLKTRRFGYDGKGQKMIRTAADAGGAFEEIGGVPAVLEALIDFDCEVSVIVARDLDGTCACYDIARNHHENHILKTSTVPAGVSEQTLSAARKMAEQIVSGLDYVGVMGVEMFLVKDGDTEKLLVNEIAPRVHNSGHWTQDACLTSQFDQHIRAVAGWPLGPSDRHSDAVMENLIGQDAESWHEILKDPTAQLHLYGKSEIRDGRKMGHVNRISAKTS is encoded by the coding sequence ATGAGCGCACAAAATCGCCTTCAGCCCGGTGATACGATCGGCATTCTTGGCGGCGGCCAACTGGGACGGATGCTCGCACAATCGGCAGCGAGTATGGGGCTCAAAACCCATATCTTCTGCCCAGACGCGAACAGCCCGGCATTTGATGTCAGCGCAGATCAAACCATCGCAGCTTATGAGGACATTGCCGCGCTTGACCAGTTTGCAAGCGCCGTGTCGGTGGTGACTTACGAGTTTGAAAATGTTCCCGGCAAGACCGCAGAGCACCTGGCATCCCGATGCCCGGTACGGCCCGGAGTCCGTGCCTTGGAAGTCTCTCAAGACCGGCTCTTTGAAAAAGAGTTCTTGTCCAGCTCCGGCGTGGCCATCGCCGGTTATGCCGAAATCAATGGCCAAGCTGATTTGGAATCAGCTCTAGCCCAATTCGGCGGACAAGGTGTCCTGAAAACCCGCCGGTTTGGATATGACGGCAAGGGCCAAAAGATGATCCGTACGGCCGCCGATGCCGGCGGTGCTTTTGAAGAGATCGGTGGTGTCCCTGCTGTTCTAGAAGCCTTGATCGACTTTGACTGCGAAGTCTCAGTGATTGTCGCAAGAGACCTCGATGGTACCTGCGCCTGTTATGACATCGCCCGCAACCACCACGAAAATCATATTCTAAAGACCTCGACAGTTCCGGCTGGCGTATCCGAGCAAACGTTAAGCGCTGCCCGGAAGATGGCAGAACAGATCGTCTCCGGCCTCGACTATGTCGGTGTCATGGGTGTCGAAATGTTCCTGGTCAAAGACGGGGACACCGAAAAGCTTCTGGTGAACGAAATCGCACCACGCGTTCACAATTCCGGGCATTGGACCCAGGACGCATGCCTGACATCCCAGTTCGATCAGCACATCCGCGCTGTTGCCGGCTGGCCGCTCGGACCGTCGGATCGGCACTCCGATGCCGTGATGGAAAATCTGATTGGGCAGGATGCAGAAAGCTGGCATGAGATCCTGAAAGATCCGACCGCGCAACTGCACCTTTATGGCAAATCGGAAATCCGGGATGGCCGGAAGATGGGCCATGTGAACCGGATTTCAGCCAAGACCAGCTGA
- a CDS encoding sulfite exporter TauE/SafE family protein produces the protein MLPITDPWFYAAAVPAVICVGLSKGGFGGTFAMLGVPIMSLVISPLQAAGIMLPILLVMDAIALMAYKGKADWKSLAILLPAAVAGICIGWGAASYVNDTFVTLMIGLISIAFVADYVFKRRKEDRALEHNIPKGAFWGTVAGFTSFISHTGGPPFQLYMLPLRFPPMLFAGTAVIFFATVNALKVIPYFFLGQFDTANMTTSAALFPVALVATLAGVRLVKIIKAETFYNIIYVVMGLIGLKLVYDGIAGFLI, from the coding sequence ATGCTTCCCATCACCGATCCCTGGTTTTATGCAGCTGCAGTCCCGGCCGTCATTTGTGTCGGCCTGTCCAAAGGGGGGTTTGGCGGCACCTTCGCCATGCTCGGCGTTCCGATCATGTCTTTGGTGATTTCACCGCTCCAGGCAGCCGGCATTATGTTGCCGATCTTGCTGGTGATGGATGCCATTGCGCTGATGGCCTACAAGGGCAAAGCGGATTGGAAAAGCCTAGCGATACTGCTACCTGCCGCTGTTGCCGGCATCTGCATCGGCTGGGGTGCAGCGTCCTACGTCAATGATACGTTTGTCACCTTGATGATCGGTCTCATTTCAATAGCGTTTGTGGCTGACTACGTGTTCAAGCGCCGCAAAGAAGACCGGGCGCTGGAACACAATATTCCCAAAGGGGCATTTTGGGGCACTGTTGCCGGTTTCACCAGCTTCATCAGCCACACCGGAGGGCCGCCCTTCCAGCTCTATATGCTGCCGCTCAGGTTTCCACCGATGCTGTTTGCCGGAACAGCAGTTATTTTCTTTGCGACTGTCAATGCCTTAAAAGTTATTCCGTATTTCTTTCTAGGCCAATTCGACACCGCCAACATGACAACCTCGGCAGCCCTGTTCCCAGTAGCGCTCGTCGCAACTCTTGCCGGTGTCCGGCTGGTCAAGATTATTAAGGCAGAGACCTTCTACAACATCATCTATGTCGTCATGGGTCTGATTGGCCTAAAGCTGGTCTATGACGGCATCGCTGGTTTTTTGATCTGA
- a CDS encoding YdcH family protein gives MSMQSHLEELERRHAEMERKIEDALLHPSTDSLKLADMKRQKLKIKDEIERIRKDVTIH, from the coding sequence ATGTCAATGCAGTCGCATCTCGAGGAATTAGAGCGCCGCCACGCGGAAATGGAACGCAAAATCGAAGACGCTCTGTTACATCCGAGTACGGACTCCCTGAAATTGGCTGACATGAAACGGCAAAAACTCAAGATCAAGGACGAGATTGAGCGAATACGCAAGGATGTGACGATCCACTGA
- the purE gene encoding 5-(carboxyamino)imidazole ribonucleotide mutase → MAQADVAIIMGSQSDWPTMKHAADTLAELGVSFEARIVSAHRTPDRMYDFAKNVKAEGFKVIIAGAGGAAHLPGMTAALTPLPVFGVPVESRALSGEDSLLSIVQMPGGIPVGTLAIGKAGATNAALLAAAVLALTNTDIEAALDTYRANRTAAVAEFPVDETN, encoded by the coding sequence ATGGCACAGGCAGACGTCGCAATTATCATGGGCAGTCAATCCGATTGGCCGACGATGAAACACGCTGCCGATACACTTGCCGAGTTGGGCGTATCTTTCGAGGCGCGCATTGTTTCCGCCCACCGGACCCCAGACCGCATGTATGACTTTGCCAAGAACGTCAAGGCAGAGGGTTTTAAAGTTATTATCGCCGGGGCCGGCGGTGCCGCGCATTTGCCCGGCATGACCGCAGCTTTGACACCTCTCCCGGTTTTCGGTGTCCCGGTCGAAAGCCGCGCGCTTTCAGGCGAAGACAGTCTCTTGTCCATTGTTCAAATGCCAGGCGGCATTCCAGTTGGCACCTTGGCCATCGGCAAGGCCGGCGCAACAAATGCCGCTCTGCTGGCAGCCGCTGTTTTGGCTCTTACAAACACGGACATTGAAGCGGCACTGGACACATACCGCGCGAACCGCACCGCAGCGGTTGCAGAATTTCCGGTCGACGAAACGAACTGA
- a CDS encoding sulfotransferase domain-containing protein → MENCPIYVGAPTTRCGTTLIQRLISSADNGICYGEFTARRLLALSIFTKTQLQTIEEQMQGQKYDWDKVKSGDVQFWMAALEPPVEYSKGALLSCIEAFCESYQNSAKSIKRDIWATKSPRVSIDNLLVMQSLIPNLNCIYVYRNIVDVVKSQKARGWVKNKRDLILSCKEWVANTQAFLPLTKPENAARTPRLHLVKYEDFVSDLPVGINKLQEFSGLQGIDPEVAKVKVNTFASGSNSDPGNANNYIKPADLSRDEIKNIAKICKSRMNELYPEMADSLSH, encoded by the coding sequence ATGGAAAACTGCCCAATCTATGTAGGCGCCCCCACCACTCGATGTGGAACAACTTTAATTCAACGCCTCATATCGAGCGCTGACAATGGTATCTGCTACGGTGAATTCACAGCCAGACGCTTATTGGCTCTTTCCATTTTTACCAAAACTCAGCTTCAAACCATCGAAGAACAAATGCAGGGCCAGAAATACGACTGGGACAAAGTAAAATCTGGAGATGTACAATTCTGGATGGCCGCACTGGAGCCACCGGTCGAATACTCAAAAGGCGCCTTATTATCTTGTATCGAAGCCTTCTGTGAATCCTATCAGAACTCAGCGAAGTCTATTAAGAGAGATATCTGGGCAACTAAATCTCCCAGGGTGTCCATCGACAATTTGCTGGTAATGCAAAGTCTAATACCAAACCTAAACTGTATATATGTTTATCGAAATATTGTTGATGTCGTAAAATCCCAAAAAGCAAGGGGCTGGGTCAAAAACAAACGCGACCTCATACTCTCCTGCAAAGAATGGGTTGCAAATACACAAGCCTTCCTTCCGTTGACAAAACCAGAAAATGCGGCGCGAACACCTCGCCTTCATCTTGTTAAGTACGAGGATTTTGTTTCGGACTTGCCTGTTGGGATAAACAAGCTGCAGGAATTCTCTGGGCTACAAGGGATCGACCCGGAGGTCGCTAAGGTTAAAGTCAATACTTTTGCATCGGGTTCGAATTCAGATCCAGGGAACGCGAACAATTATATTAAACCTGCAGATCTATCTCGTGACGAAATTAAAAATATCGCCAAGATTTGCAAATCACGCATGAATGAGCTGTACCCTGAGATGGCTGATTCTCTTTCCCACTAG
- a CDS encoding sulfotransferase, producing MSNSPIIVSSPAACSGATFIQRLISSSDNGICYGADAARRLLMLSEFTHSECLALQEHRDLQSFYLQNLLAGNQDFGVADLEIPGELPKHALVGALMFFKQHYDEATKAIEKEVWACKSPKSSFLSIVKAADFIPDLKCIYIYRNIVDVVRSQKSLGLISTEDQLIATCTEWINNTDVIAALSRKNFESVPAMLHPIKFEVFLADKDAAISQLEAFSGLKNIQREIADLKVNRHTPASDTDPTPVLSYEDPATLTDVELHIIAHLCQDRLTEIYPESPDLLQSSKMTIQ from the coding sequence GTGTCCAACTCCCCAATAATTGTTTCCTCGCCAGCAGCGTGTTCAGGCGCCACATTCATCCAACGCCTAATCTCGAGTTCGGACAATGGCATCTGTTATGGAGCAGATGCGGCACGCCGACTGTTGATGCTCAGTGAATTTACACATTCAGAATGCCTAGCACTCCAGGAGCACAGAGATCTGCAGTCTTTCTATTTGCAAAATCTCCTGGCAGGAAATCAGGATTTTGGTGTAGCCGACTTGGAAATTCCGGGCGAATTACCGAAACATGCATTGGTTGGCGCACTCATGTTTTTCAAGCAACACTACGACGAAGCGACAAAAGCCATTGAAAAAGAAGTCTGGGCCTGCAAGTCGCCGAAGAGCTCCTTCTTGAGCATCGTCAAAGCCGCGGATTTCATACCGGACCTCAAGTGCATTTATATCTATCGCAACATTGTTGACGTCGTCCGCTCCCAGAAAAGCCTCGGGCTGATCAGCACGGAAGATCAATTGATCGCGACTTGTACAGAATGGATCAACAACACCGACGTCATAGCCGCGCTCAGCCGGAAAAACTTCGAGAGTGTTCCAGCCATGCTGCATCCGATCAAATTCGAAGTGTTTCTGGCAGATAAAGACGCTGCGATCAGTCAACTGGAGGCCTTCTCGGGTCTCAAGAACATTCAGCGCGAGATAGCGGATTTGAAAGTCAATCGGCACACACCGGCCTCAGATACGGACCCAACTCCGGTGCTCTCCTATGAAGACCCGGCAACCCTGACAGATGTTGAGCTGCATATTATTGCGCATTTGTGCCAAGACCGGTTGACCGAAATCTATCCGGAAAGCCCCGACTTGTTGCAGTCGAGCAAGATGACAATCCAATAG